A genome region from Triticum aestivum cultivar Chinese Spring chromosome 2B, IWGSC CS RefSeq v2.1, whole genome shotgun sequence includes the following:
- the LOC123039430 gene encoding BTB/POZ and MATH domain-containing protein 2-like → MLVLPVCRDLLPIAMGNMTGSWAAPETETWSRCYTEGTTVTHNFEIAGYSLLHGMGTGNYVTSSTFTVGGCDNCEWDIMFYPDRATKDEGEEADHASAYLRLRPCSRQPRPTDVMTKYTLSLWGKDGQLCQQRSTRHTFTPSGTGWGHVRFVPKSKLLALKDDCFTIRCVLTVLKERHVEEVSTFIVPIPPSNFHQDFGNMLKDGEGTDVTFVVGDQSFQAHRFVLAARTPFFRAELFGPMKENKMQCINIDDVEPSVFKALLHFIYIDALPDNRDLKKSTTLQHLLVAADRYGLDRLAAMCEGELCRSIDVQAVATTLTLAKQHCHERLKDICIDFMSSRDVFGDVKKTDGFKHLVTSCPEVISDILQENLPLPEVVRTNPRRTPGWLKRQQRSSQVHRAVLVSACVLVPAVVVSCRVYMRCR, encoded by the exons ATGCTGGTGTTGCCTGTTTGTCGAGATCTCCTGCCCATCGCCATGGGAAACATGACAGGTTCTTGGGCTGCCCCAGAGACCGAGACGTGGTCGCGATGTTACACGGAGGGCACCACGGTGACGCACAACTTCGAGATCGCCGGTTACTCGCTGCTCCATGGCATGGGCACCGGCAACTACGTCACGTCGAGCACGTTTACCGTCGGCGGCTGCGACAACTGCGAGTGGGACATCATGTTCTACCCCGACCGGGCCACCAAGGACGAGGGCGAAGAAGCCGACCACGCCTCCGCCTACCTCCGTCTCCGTCCCTGCAGCCGACAGCCACGGCCGACGGACGTGATGACCAAGTACACTCTGAGCTTATGGGGCAAGGATGGCCAATTGTGTCAGCAACGGAGCACACGGCATACGTTTACCCCTAGTGGTACGGGTTGGGGCCATGTCCGCTTTGTCCCCAAGTCCAAGCTGCTGGCCCTCAAAGATGACTGCTTCACCATCAGGTGTGTCTTGACGGTCTTGAAAgagcgccacgtggaagaagtgaGCACGTTCATCGTCCCGATCCCGCCCTCAAACTTTCACCAAGACTTTGGGAACATGTTGAAGGACGGGGAAGGCACGGATGTGACGTTCGTCGTGGGCGACCAATCGTTTCAGGCTCATAGGTTTGTGTTGGCCGCTCGCACGCCGTTCTTCAGGGCGGAGCTCTTCGGTCCGATGAAAGAGAACAAGATGCAGTGCATCAACATCGATGACGTGGAGCCCTCTGTATTCAAGGCGCTTCTTCACTTTATATACATAGATGCCCTGCCGGATAATCGCGATCTGAAGAAGAGCACGACACTGCAGCATTTGTTGGTTGCCGCGGATCGGTATGGGTTGGACAGGCTAGCCGCAATGTGTGAAGGAGAGCTATGCCGAAGCATTGACGTGCAGGCAGTTGCAACCACCCTAACTTTAGCGAAGCAGCATTGTCACGAGCGACTGAAAGACATTTGCATTGACTTTATGTCTTCGCGGGATGTGTTCGGTGATGTCAAGAAGACCGATGGATTCAAGCACCTTGTGACAAGCTGTCCAGAGGTCATATCAGATATTTTACAAGAAAATTTGCCGTTGCCAGAG GTGGTGCGGACCAATCCGCGGAGGACACCCGGATGGCTCAAGAGGCAGCAGCGCTCATCGCAGGTCCACCGTGCGGTTCTCGTCTCCGCTTGCGTTTTGGTGCCGGCGGTGGTGGTCTCTTGTCGAGTGTACATGAGGTGCCGCTAG